One Ricinus communis isolate WT05 ecotype wild-type chromosome 1, ASM1957865v1, whole genome shotgun sequence DNA window includes the following coding sequences:
- the LOC8268176 gene encoding putative aminoacrylate hydrolase RutD: MPFCKVSTQQPNSDGACNNGVEIFYRTYGYGPTKVLLIIGLAGTHDSWGPQIKGLTGTDRPNDDDELMTVDRNSGDNDIDCGIQVCAFDNRGMGRSSVPTKKSQYTTKIMAKDAIALLDHLGWTKAHVFGHSMGAMIACKLAAMVPDRVLSLALLNVTGGGFQCLPKLDRQTVSVAIRFLKAKTPEQRAAVDLDTHYTKEYLEEYVGCKTRRAILYQEYVKGISSTGMQSNYGFDGQINACWTHKMTRTEIEVIRSAGFLVSVIHGRNDIIAQIYYARRLAERLQPVARMIDLHGGHLVSHERTEEVNQALHDLITTTETKIRPHDWNNLPQKTPGWFETGISLCKTSSEGGNNVRSRCGIIDKLHVCLVYIFSLFIFVFEYARRAQRSLRPARVGASLT, encoded by the exons ATGCCGTTTTGCAAGGTCTCCACACAGCAGCCTAATTCAGACGGAGCTTGCAACAATGGCGTTGAGATTTTCTACAGAACTTACGGTTATGGACCAACCAAAGTCCTCCTTATCATAG GATTGGCTGGGACGCATGATTCGTGGGGCCCGCAAATAAAGGGACTAACTGGTACCGATAGGCCAAATGACGATGATGAATTGATGACCGTTGATCGAAACTCAGGCGACAATGACATAGATTGTGGCATTCAAGTCTGTGCATTTGATAATCGTGGTATGGGTCGCAGTTCTGTTCCCACCAAAAAATCCCAATATAC AACAAAAATTATGGCAAAAGATGCAATTGCTTTACTGGATCATCTGGGCTGGACAAAAGCCCATGTATTTGGCCATTCAATGG GTGCTATGATAGCTTGCAAGTTAGCGGCAATGGTGCCTGATAGAGTTCTATCTTTGGCATTGCTTAATGTGACTGGTGGAGGTTTCCAATGCTTGCCCAAG CTTGACCGCCAAACTGTATCAGTTGCAATACGTTTCTTAAAGGCAAAAACTCCTGAGCAAAGAGCAGCTGTAGACTTGGATACTCACTACACGAAG GAATACCTTGAGGAATATGTTGGCTGTAAGACAAGAAGAGCCATTTTATATCAA GAATATGTAAAAGGTATATCATCAACTGGGATGCAGTCTAATTATGGTTTCGATGGTCAAATCAATGCTTGTTGGACACATAAGATGACGCGAACAGAAATTGAAGTGATACGCTCTGCTGGATTTCTTGTATCAGTCATACATGGCAG GAATGATATCATTGCTCAAATATATTATGCAAGGAGGCTTGCAGAGAGACTGCAGCCTGTTGCTAGGATGATAGATCTCCATGGTGGCCATTTAGTCAGTCATGAGAGGACCGAGGAG GTCAATCAAGCTCTTCATGACTTGATCACGacaactgaaacaaaaattaggcCTCATGATTGGAATAATCTGCCCCAGAAAACTCCTG GCTGGTTTGAGACAGGGATATCACTTTGCAAGACAAGTTCAGAGGGTGGAAACAATGTCCGTTCAAGATGTGGCATAATAGATAAGCTACATGTATGCCTGGTATACATCTTCAGTCtctttatatttgtatttgaatatgCACGAAGGGCTCAAAGGAGTCTAAGACCAGCCAGAGTCGGGGCTTCCCTCACATAA